From Anabaena sphaerica FACHB-251, one genomic window encodes:
- a CDS encoding dynamin family protein yields the protein MEPDKLARFKEYGEFILRKIDSVPQRPSQQEDWVPTSLDDCLMRLREAAQKTVELATSPVKIGVMGEFSSGKSLLLGSLIGYADALPVSENPTTGNVTAIHIKPQDSFATTQIDNYTVEYLSHEGVNECLHFMLGEANGRAIAAGLPPLQVSKIKTGKDISNWCEEAWKSSNNLELRYLLRELVLFLRAYQAYGEALCSKYYHIDAATAHEGLQLNEMPMAIQTLKFDDLPPAHIRLPSAPQRLQTQLLQNSFHLIRRVDIEVKISREIWDLTGAEEFVLLDFPGLGAANSGARDTFLSLRELAQVQTILVLLNGKSPGSDRANKIFTMMQQQRPGQDLKDLILVGVGRFDQLPLDSEGGERILDFLIEEHPNSQPLQTDVVFQKLKVLQTIIDGADAFTTQKDRIVLLSPLLGLAELAKRSTTVKAGSEEFLANLDYPDYLERSKKLQVKWGKLSEKLLTTEPRNPLGRQLSYFAQDGGINKLRELIQNHVATHGVKQLYEDTRRAADVVHQQQEQLKDIIAEIHEQGIPTADSPALIDLRLAIETLDKTYRNFQKDLGKEPLKDRRGVVVSDVIKDELTYRILNWNQWTLLFNKAQNGTIALAESKGAAGKLFDRGNRVNNSLPTKSDDFYPEFAKTVKELEDFARDRIRQAVVDLLNKLAHQVVLEREKLQAILSPDMEEFIEDKFGVEAADLFYKLLLGCDPNQWKEAIIVEINNQDQAISPEIMFPLARRDEKHSIGQIFDWSPERNQNSSRAANHQLFVLRLRDEITASASLHLVQYVSEVNQQVNAELEGILDQIIPSLQNLSKKEELLRYIAAGDSTPELAIPTWLEILSDIAAINESDIYEYF from the coding sequence TGTACCCCAACGCCCTTCCCAACAGGAAGATTGGGTTCCTACTAGCCTCGATGACTGTCTAATGCGTCTGCGAGAGGCTGCACAGAAAACTGTAGAACTGGCTACGTCACCTGTGAAAATTGGTGTGATGGGTGAATTTAGCAGCGGTAAGAGTTTGCTGCTAGGTAGTTTAATTGGTTATGCAGATGCTTTACCAGTTAGTGAAAATCCCACGACAGGAAATGTCACCGCCATTCATATTAAACCACAAGATAGTTTTGCTACTACCCAAATAGATAATTACACAGTTGAGTATTTATCTCATGAAGGGGTGAATGAGTGTTTACACTTCATGTTAGGAGAAGCAAACGGACGCGCTATAGCTGCTGGTTTACCACCGTTACAAGTCTCTAAAATCAAAACTGGCAAAGATATTTCTAACTGGTGCGAGGAAGCATGGAAAAGCTCAAATAATTTAGAATTACGCTATCTATTGCGAGAGTTGGTATTATTTTTGCGGGCTTATCAAGCTTATGGTGAAGCTTTGTGTAGTAAGTATTATCACATTGATGCGGCTACGGCACATGAAGGGTTACAACTCAACGAGATGCCAATGGCGATCCAAACTCTTAAATTTGATGATCTACCACCGGCACATATTCGCTTACCCAGTGCGCCCCAAAGACTCCAAACTCAATTATTACAAAATAGTTTTCACCTAATTCGCCGTGTTGATATTGAGGTAAAAATATCAAGAGAAATTTGGGATTTAACTGGTGCTGAAGAATTTGTATTGTTAGATTTTCCCGGTTTAGGTGCAGCAAATTCTGGCGCGAGAGACACTTTTTTATCATTGCGAGAATTGGCGCAGGTGCAGACAATTTTAGTTTTGCTTAATGGTAAATCACCGGGGAGCGATCGCGCCAATAAAATATTTACCATGATGCAGCAACAACGCCCAGGACAAGATTTAAAAGACTTAATTCTTGTCGGTGTGGGAAGATTTGATCAATTACCTTTAGACAGTGAAGGTGGCGAGAGAATACTTGATTTTTTGATTGAAGAGCATCCTAATTCTCAACCTTTACAAACAGATGTAGTTTTTCAGAAATTGAAAGTTCTACAAACAATTATTGATGGCGCAGATGCCTTTACAACCCAAAAAGACCGCATCGTTTTATTATCCCCATTATTAGGTTTAGCTGAATTAGCCAAACGGTCAACTACAGTTAAAGCCGGTTCAGAAGAATTTCTGGCTAACTTAGATTATCCTGATTATCTAGAACGTTCTAAGAAATTACAAGTAAAATGGGGTAAATTAAGCGAAAAATTATTAACAACTGAACCGCGTAATCCTCTAGGTAGACAGTTAAGTTATTTTGCTCAAGATGGGGGTATTAATAAACTGCGTGAATTGATCCAAAATCATGTTGCTACTCACGGTGTGAAGCAATTATATGAAGATACCCGTAGGGCGGCTGATGTTGTGCATCAACAACAAGAACAACTGAAAGATATCATAGCCGAAATTCACGAACAAGGCATACCCACAGCCGATAGTCCCGCTTTAATTGATTTGCGTTTGGCAATTGAAACTTTAGATAAAACTTACAGAAACTTTCAAAAAGATTTGGGTAAAGAACCACTCAAAGATAGACGGGGAGTTGTTGTCAGTGATGTAATTAAAGATGAATTGACCTATAGAATTCTCAATTGGAATCAGTGGACTTTATTATTTAATAAAGCCCAAAATGGTACAATAGCTTTAGCAGAATCTAAAGGTGCAGCGGGTAAATTATTTGACCGGGGTAATAGAGTTAATAATTCTCTACCTACCAAGAGCGATGATTTTTATCCAGAGTTTGCAAAAACTGTTAAAGAACTGGAAGATTTTGCCCGCGATCGCATTCGTCAAGCCGTGGTAGACTTGTTGAATAAATTAGCCCATCAAGTAGTTTTAGAACGGGAAAAATTACAGGCTATTCTCAGCCCAGACATGGAAGAATTTATTGAAGATAAATTTGGTGTAGAAGCAGCAGATTTATTTTATAAACTTCTGTTGGGATGTGACCCAAACCAATGGAAAGAAGCCATTATCGTCGAAATCAACAATCAAGATCAAGCCATCTCTCCAGAAATCATGTTTCCCCTAGCGCGACGGGACGAAAAACACAGTATTGGACAAATATTTGATTGGTCTCCTGAAAGAAATCAAAACTCATCTCGTGCAGCTAATCATCAACTTTTTGTTTTACGTCTGCGCGATGAAATTACCGCTAGTGCTAGTCTTCACCTTGTCCAATATGTCAGTGAAGTTAATCAACAAGTGAATGCAGAATTAGAAGGAATTTTAGATCAAATAATTCCTAGTTTGCAAAACCTGTCTAAAAAAGAAGAACTACTCAGAT